A window of Rubricoccus marinus contains these coding sequences:
- the zwf gene encoding glucose-6-phosphate dehydrogenase, which yields MPSSTAPVQLVLFGAAGDLAHRKLIPALYDLYREGHLPDHVQIIGADRKEMDDEGFREFACGAADTLGRFYPKTADAESWGSFAKRLAYVQGDVTDGETFDRLAEKLDAFAPKGSKPERVFYLSVAPFLVEPIGAGLANARLLRDAKRSRIVVEKPFGWDLASARDLDKMLLKTADESQIYRIDHYLGKETVQNILAFRFANALFEPVWDRRYIDHVQITVAETVGVEHRGGYYEQAGALRDMVQNHLLQLLCLVAMEPPVSFNADEVRNKKVEVLRAVRPITPEAVSDVAVRGQYGAGYVEGTAVPTYRTEPNVDPHSTTETYAALKLEVDNWRWHGVPFYLRTGKRMPRRVSEISIQFRPVPHRAFPAGADEAWRPNRLVLRIQPDEGIVLKFQAKRPGPNMLLHPVAMRFEYDEAYGEASPDAYETLLLDAIKGDATLFMRADQVEAAWKLVQPVLDAWGGTIPPEFPNYTSGTWGPAAAERLLAQDGRSWIEPLAPDPADPVPPPAA from the coding sequence ATGCCCTCCTCTACCGCCCCGGTCCAACTCGTCCTTTTCGGCGCCGCGGGCGACCTCGCCCACCGCAAGCTGATCCCGGCGCTCTACGACCTCTACCGCGAAGGGCACCTTCCGGACCACGTCCAGATCATCGGCGCCGACCGCAAGGAGATGGACGACGAGGGCTTCCGCGAGTTCGCCTGCGGCGCCGCGGACACGCTCGGGCGGTTCTATCCCAAAACGGCGGACGCGGAAAGCTGGGGCTCGTTCGCGAAGCGCCTCGCGTACGTGCAGGGCGACGTGACCGACGGGGAGACGTTCGACCGCCTGGCAGAAAAGCTGGACGCCTTCGCGCCGAAGGGCAGCAAGCCCGAGCGCGTGTTCTACCTCTCGGTCGCGCCCTTTCTCGTGGAGCCTATCGGGGCCGGGCTGGCGAACGCGCGCCTCTTGCGCGACGCGAAGCGGAGCCGGATCGTCGTCGAGAAGCCGTTCGGCTGGGACCTCGCGAGCGCGCGCGACCTGGACAAGATGCTGCTCAAGACGGCCGACGAGAGCCAGATCTACCGCATCGACCACTACCTGGGCAAGGAGACCGTCCAGAACATCCTCGCCTTCCGCTTCGCGAACGCCCTTTTCGAGCCCGTCTGGGACCGCCGCTACATCGACCACGTGCAGATCACCGTCGCGGAGACGGTCGGCGTGGAGCACCGCGGCGGGTACTACGAGCAGGCGGGCGCACTCCGGGACATGGTGCAGAACCACCTGCTCCAGCTCCTCTGCCTCGTCGCGATGGAGCCGCCGGTCTCGTTCAACGCCGACGAGGTCCGCAACAAGAAGGTGGAGGTGCTGCGCGCGGTCCGGCCCATCACGCCAGAGGCCGTATCGGACGTGGCCGTGCGCGGGCAGTACGGCGCGGGCTACGTGGAAGGCACCGCCGTGCCCACTTACCGGACCGAGCCCAACGTGGACCCGCACTCCACGACGGAGACCTACGCCGCGCTCAAGCTGGAGGTCGACAACTGGCGCTGGCACGGCGTCCCGTTCTACCTCCGCACGGGCAAGCGGATGCCGCGCCGCGTAAGCGAGATCTCGATCCAGTTCCGGCCCGTCCCGCACCGCGCCTTCCCCGCTGGCGCCGACGAGGCGTGGCGACCCAACCGGCTCGTCCTCCGCATCCAACCCGATGAGGGCATCGTGCTCAAGTTCCAGGCCAAGCGCCCCGGCCCGAACATGCTCCTGCACCCCGTCGCGATGCGCTTCGAGTACGACGAGGCCTACGGCGAAGCATCACCGGACGCCTACGAAACGCTCCTCCTCGACGCCATCAAGGGCGACGCCACGCTGTTCATGCGCGCCGATCAGGTGGAGGCCGCGTGGAAGCTGGTCCAGCCCGTCCTGGATGCGTGGGGCGGGACGATCCCGCCGGAGTTTCCCAACTACACGTCGGGCACCTGGGGCCCCGCCGCCGCCGAGCGGCTTCTGGCGCAGGACGGCCGCTCGTGGATCGAGCCTCTGGCGCCCGACCCGGCGGACCCGGTGCCGCCGCCAGCGGCCTGA
- a CDS encoding T9SS type A sorting domain-containing protein, which yields MRVVTRLVLFLPLAWFAISSASAQFGLPADPCLYGTAEGVLRGADVQALLFTNGVLFLGNQESVGNGYLVPMSGEDAGKSAVFFSDIWVGGKVAGEVRVGAARSTSPGTLHPGRTGDDFTPPTPEACAGADRVWVVSREDVASYLDGNAPEADLAEWPVHLGAPVLDGDGIEGNYDLEAGDQPAIRGDVTAFWAMTDTAPGPNPLGLPLGVDVTVEAFAFRQTLFAQHTFYRLTVTNRNRVPIDSAYVGLFVDVDLGEPTDDYAATDTTNHMVFTYGMYESDPVYGVPPALGVAVLDGPLAPEANRRDDDGDGQIDETGEWLGLISSIPEFNGGGPLSIVINEEELYCRLQGLRNDCVPLYAFGAGYSDGAPEDVPTTPFLYPGDPVAGEFWSPENIDGMGTRLGPRVDMYSLASGPVTLQPQSSTTATFAYLFAQGGDRFSSVRRLRGQARGVHVAHASGAFEATPVAGSAPPEQLLAIRRPRPNPFSGTTAIQLQGAVDTPVRVSVYDVLGRRLSMTETSAPEARVEIGAELASGVYVVRVEGRAFAETFTVVKTR from the coding sequence ATGCGCGTGGTCACCCGTCTCGTCCTATTCCTGCCTCTGGCGTGGTTTGCCATCTCGTCGGCCTCGGCGCAGTTTGGTCTGCCGGCCGACCCGTGTCTCTATGGGACAGCCGAGGGTGTGCTCCGCGGCGCCGACGTACAGGCCCTGTTGTTCACGAACGGTGTCCTGTTTCTGGGCAACCAGGAGAGCGTCGGCAATGGGTACCTCGTCCCGATGAGTGGCGAGGACGCGGGAAAATCCGCCGTCTTCTTCTCCGACATCTGGGTCGGGGGCAAGGTGGCGGGCGAAGTGCGCGTGGGTGCTGCTCGCTCGACGAGCCCCGGCACGCTGCATCCGGGGCGTACCGGCGACGACTTCACCCCGCCGACGCCAGAGGCCTGCGCCGGAGCCGACCGGGTGTGGGTGGTCTCGCGCGAGGACGTCGCGAGCTACCTCGACGGCAACGCGCCAGAGGCGGACCTCGCCGAGTGGCCCGTTCATCTCGGCGCCCCGGTGTTAGACGGCGATGGTATCGAGGGCAACTACGACCTCGAAGCGGGCGATCAGCCCGCCATCCGTGGCGATGTGACCGCTTTCTGGGCCATGACCGATACCGCGCCCGGCCCCAACCCACTCGGACTGCCGCTGGGCGTGGACGTAACCGTAGAGGCCTTCGCGTTCCGGCAGACACTTTTCGCGCAGCACACCTTCTACCGCCTCACCGTCACAAACCGCAACCGCGTCCCCATCGACAGCGCCTACGTCGGCCTGTTTGTGGACGTGGACCTGGGAGAACCCACCGACGACTACGCGGCGACGGATACGACGAACCACATGGTGTTTACGTACGGCATGTACGAGAGCGATCCCGTGTACGGCGTGCCGCCCGCACTCGGCGTCGCCGTTCTGGACGGGCCTCTGGCGCCAGAGGCCAACAGGCGCGACGACGACGGCGATGGGCAAATAGACGAGACAGGGGAGTGGTTAGGTCTCATTTCCAGCATCCCCGAGTTTAACGGTGGAGGCCCGCTCTCCATCGTGATCAACGAAGAGGAGCTCTACTGCCGGCTCCAGGGGTTGCGAAACGACTGCGTGCCGCTGTACGCCTTCGGGGCAGGCTATAGCGACGGAGCGCCAGAGGATGTCCCGACCACTCCCTTTCTCTACCCCGGGGACCCAGTAGCGGGAGAGTTCTGGAGCCCCGAAAACATCGATGGGATGGGGACACGTCTCGGGCCGCGCGTAGACATGTACTCGCTCGCCAGCGGCCCCGTTACCCTCCAGCCCCAGAGCTCGACGACGGCCACGTTCGCCTATCTCTTCGCGCAGGGGGGAGACCGCTTCAGCTCTGTCCGTCGCCTTCGCGGTCAGGCCCGGGGCGTCCACGTCGCCCACGCCTCTGGCGCCTTCGAAGCCACTCCCGTCGCAGGCTCGGCTCCGCCCGAGCAGCTTCTGGCGATACGCCGCCCGCGCCCCAATCCCTTCAGCGGAACGACCGCGATCCAACTCCAGGGCGCCGTGGATACGCCGGTCCGCGTGAGCGTCTACGACGTGCTCGGGCGGCGCCTCTCTATGACCGAGACCTCGGCGCCAGAGGCCCGCGTTGAGATCGGCGCGGAGCTGGCCTCGGGCGTGTACGTGGTGCGCGTGGAAGGGCGGGCGTTCGCGGAGACGTTTACCGTCGTCAAGACGCGATAG
- a CDS encoding amino acid permease gives MAKQKSLKKTLTLFDVYAVSTGAMFSSGFFLLPGLATAKAGPAAILAYLLAGVLILPAMFSVAELSTAMPKAGGAYYFLDRSLGPLAGTVGGLGTWLALVLKSAFALVGMGAYLVFFLDIPVKPLAVGFTVAFAALNIFGAKETTGLQRIFVAILVGVLGFFVIQGLIAVAGLGGEEVATQLTPFAPFGTSGLVGTIGLVFVSYAGLTKVASVAEEVQNPDRNIPLGMILSLLTATFIYVVGVFIMVAVLDPSELRSDLTPVATAAEAFFTWLPGRLGLLLIVIAAIAAFASTGNAGILSASRYPYAMAKDHLVTKRLGTLGRFGTPVPAVLVTSGLMIAVILLLDVEGIAKLASAFQLLIFGLLNVAVIVMRESRIAGYVPGYRSPLYPWLQIIGIITPVLLVAQLGGLAIGLSSLLILAGVAWYYYYVRPNPDVIREGAIYHLFARLGARQYDGLDGELRTILKDKGMADETSFERLVTRSAVLDVDAGTSYEETVRLASVLLAQHLPVTHDVLARGFEAGSRYGVTPVSHGAALPHQRLASVSGSHLVMVRSKTGIEIRFEDPENAHASGEVVNAIFFLISPEEPPGQHLRTLANIASRIDEDGFLDAWNGAETEPELKETLLAHDRYVSLAVEASGATAGLVGRPLRDVRFPAGTLVALIRRDGQIVVPSGSTVLEEGDRVTVIGDASGIVALNAEYGA, from the coding sequence GTGGCGAAGCAGAAATCCCTCAAGAAGACCCTCACGCTGTTCGACGTCTACGCCGTCAGCACCGGGGCCATGTTTAGCTCCGGCTTTTTCCTGCTGCCGGGCCTCGCGACAGCCAAGGCCGGCCCGGCCGCCATCCTCGCGTACTTGCTCGCGGGCGTGCTCATCCTGCCGGCCATGTTCTCCGTCGCCGAACTCAGCACGGCGATGCCAAAGGCCGGCGGGGCGTACTACTTCCTGGACCGCAGCCTCGGGCCTCTGGCGGGGACCGTGGGCGGGCTGGGCACGTGGCTGGCCCTCGTGCTCAAAAGCGCCTTTGCGCTGGTCGGCATGGGCGCGTACCTCGTGTTCTTCCTCGATATCCCGGTCAAGCCTCTGGCGGTGGGCTTCACGGTCGCGTTTGCGGCGCTGAACATCTTTGGCGCGAAGGAGACGACGGGGCTCCAGCGCATCTTCGTGGCGATCCTCGTGGGCGTGCTGGGCTTTTTCGTGATCCAGGGGCTCATCGCCGTCGCGGGGCTGGGCGGAGAAGAAGTGGCGACACAACTCACGCCGTTCGCGCCGTTCGGCACCAGCGGTTTGGTCGGCACCATCGGGCTCGTGTTCGTGAGCTACGCTGGCCTGACCAAAGTGGCGAGCGTGGCCGAGGAGGTACAGAACCCCGACCGCAACATCCCGCTGGGGATGATCCTCTCGCTGCTGACGGCGACGTTCATCTACGTTGTGGGTGTGTTCATCATGGTGGCGGTCCTGGACCCGAGCGAGCTCCGCAGTGATCTCACGCCTGTGGCCACCGCCGCCGAGGCGTTCTTTACGTGGCTGCCGGGGCGCCTGGGGCTGCTGCTCATCGTGATCGCGGCGATCGCGGCGTTTGCGAGCACGGGCAACGCGGGGATTCTCTCCGCCAGCCGGTATCCGTACGCGATGGCGAAGGACCACCTCGTCACCAAGCGCCTGGGCACGCTTGGCCGGTTCGGCACGCCGGTTCCTGCGGTCTTGGTCACGTCCGGCCTGATGATCGCCGTGATCCTCCTGCTCGACGTGGAGGGCATCGCGAAGCTGGCGAGCGCGTTTCAACTCCTCATCTTCGGGCTGCTCAACGTGGCCGTGATCGTGATGCGCGAGAGCCGGATCGCGGGCTACGTGCCGGGCTACCGCTCTCCGCTGTACCCGTGGCTGCAGATCATCGGCATCATCACGCCGGTCCTTCTCGTGGCGCAGCTCGGCGGCCTCGCCATTGGACTGAGCAGCCTGCTCATCCTCGCGGGCGTGGCGTGGTACTACTACTACGTGCGGCCCAACCCCGACGTGATCCGCGAGGGCGCGATCTACCACCTCTTCGCCCGTCTCGGCGCCCGGCAGTATGACGGCCTGGACGGCGAGCTCCGCACCATCCTGAAGGACAAGGGCATGGCCGACGAGACCTCGTTCGAGCGCTTGGTCACGCGCTCAGCCGTGCTGGACGTGGACGCGGGCACGAGCTACGAGGAGACCGTCCGCCTCGCGTCCGTCCTGCTCGCGCAGCACCTCCCGGTCACGCACGACGTTCTCGCCAGAGGCTTCGAAGCGGGCTCGCGCTACGGCGTCACGCCGGTCTCGCACGGGGCCGCGCTGCCGCACCAGCGCCTGGCATCGGTCAGCGGCTCGCACCTCGTGATGGTGCGCTCCAAGACCGGCATCGAGATCCGCTTCGAGGACCCCGAGAACGCGCACGCCTCTGGCGAGGTCGTGAACGCCATCTTTTTTCTCATCTCGCCCGAGGAGCCGCCGGGCCAGCACCTCCGTACGCTGGCCAACATCGCGAGCCGCATCGACGAGGACGGCTTCCTGGACGCCTGGAACGGCGCCGAGACCGAGCCCGAACTGAAAGAAACGCTGCTCGCGCACGACCGCTACGTCTCGCTCGCGGTCGAGGCCTCTGGCGCGACCGCCGGCCTCGTCGGGCGTCCGCTCCGCGACGTGCGTTTCCCCGCGGGCACGCTCGTGGCGCTGATCCGCCGCGACGGCCAGATCGTGGTCCCGAGCGGCTCGACGGTCCTGGAGGAAGGCGACCGCGTGACCGTAATCGGCGACGCCAGCGGCATCGTAGCGCTGAACGCGGAGTACGGCGCCTAG
- the rpmE gene encoding 50S ribosomal protein L31: protein MQADIHPDYSFLTVKLADGTEFVTRSTMDRERLNSEVDSSNHPFYTGKRTMVDTAGRVEKFRQRYGDAQAKQIAADEAANAAEEAEKAAAEGAEA from the coding sequence ATGCAGGCCGACATCCACCCCGACTACTCGTTCCTCACCGTCAAGCTCGCCGACGGCACCGAGTTCGTGACGCGCTCCACGATGGACCGCGAGCGGCTCAACTCTGAGGTCGACTCCTCGAACCACCCGTTCTATACGGGCAAGCGCACCATGGTCGACACCGCGGGCCGCGTCGAGAAGTTCCGCCAGCGTTACGGTGACGCGCAGGCCAAGCAGATCGCCGCCGACGAGGCCGCGAACGCTGCCGAAGAGGCCGAGAAGGCCGCAGCCGAAGGCGCCGAGGCGTAG
- a CDS encoding thymidine phosphorylase has product MPDLDVVRLLTAKRDGARLSPEDVTALVAAYTSGDVPDYQMAAFLMAAFIRGLDESESAAYTRAMLHSGEVLDLSDLPGTKVDKHSTGGVGDKVSLLLAPLVAACGVPVPMISGRGLGHTGGTLDKLESIPGFRTDLDIDAYRRQLDEIGVVMIGQTAEIAPADKKLYALRDVTGTVESIPLIAASIMSKKLAEGIDALVLDVKAGKGAFMKSTTEARRLAEALVGIGEEFGKPTVALLTRMDAPLGRAVGNGPETAEAIRALHGDAPLGGEIDDMLEVTLALAGEMIALGNEASGADEGRRIAEAAVRDGFAWGVMREMVEAQGGDVAVMDDPSLLHGEPVATVEAPQAASAGFVTAIDAFEVGLAAVALGAGRARKEDDVDPKAGYVLLKKPGEAVEPGEPLAHIYASRPEQANPERLLAAFAFGESAPAPEPMILDRLDASGWRG; this is encoded by the coding sequence GTGCCAGACCTCGACGTTGTCCGCCTCCTCACCGCCAAGCGCGACGGCGCGCGCCTCTCGCCAGAGGACGTGACCGCCCTCGTCGCCGCCTACACCTCTGGCGACGTGCCGGACTACCAGATGGCGGCGTTCCTGATGGCGGCGTTTATCCGCGGCTTGGACGAGTCGGAGTCGGCGGCGTACACCCGCGCGATGCTGCACTCGGGCGAGGTGCTGGACCTCAGCGACCTGCCCGGCACCAAGGTGGACAAGCACTCCACCGGCGGCGTGGGCGACAAGGTCTCGCTCTTGCTCGCGCCGCTCGTGGCCGCGTGCGGCGTCCCGGTCCCGATGATCTCGGGCCGAGGCCTGGGCCACACCGGCGGCACGCTGGACAAGCTGGAGTCCATCCCCGGCTTCCGGACGGACCTCGACATCGACGCGTACCGCCGCCAGTTGGACGAGATCGGCGTGGTGATGATCGGGCAAACGGCCGAGATCGCGCCCGCGGACAAAAAGCTGTACGCGCTCCGCGACGTGACGGGGACCGTGGAGAGCATCCCGCTGATCGCGGCGTCCATCATGTCCAAAAAGCTCGCCGAGGGCATCGACGCGCTGGTGCTGGACGTGAAGGCGGGCAAGGGCGCGTTCATGAAGTCCACGACCGAGGCGCGGCGCCTTGCCGAGGCGCTTGTCGGCATCGGCGAGGAGTTCGGCAAGCCGACCGTCGCGCTGCTGACGCGCATGGACGCCCCGCTCGGCCGTGCCGTCGGCAACGGGCCGGAAACCGCCGAGGCCATCCGCGCGCTCCACGGCGACGCCCCGCTCGGCGGCGAGATCGACGACATGCTGGAGGTCACGCTCGCCCTCGCGGGCGAGATGATAGCGCTCGGCAACGAGGCCTCTGGCGCCGACGAGGGCCGCCGGATCGCCGAGGCGGCCGTCCGCGACGGGTTCGCCTGGGGTGTGATGCGCGAGATGGTAGAGGCCCAGGGTGGCGACGTGGCCGTGATGGACGATCCCAGCCTTCTCCACGGCGAGCCCGTCGCGACCGTCGAGGCGCCACAGGCTGCCAGCGCCGGCTTCGTGACCGCCATCGACGCCTTCGAGGTCGGTCTGGCCGCCGTCGCGCTCGGCGCGGGCCGCGCCCGTAAAGAGGACGACGTGGACCCCAAGGCCGGCTACGTCCTCCTCAAGAAGCCCGGCGAGGCCGTCGAGCCCGGCGAGCCTCTGGCGCACATCTACGCCAGCCGTCCGGAGCAGGCCAACCCGGAGCGCCTGCTCGCCGCCTTCGCCTTTGGCGAGTCCGCCCCCGCGCCGGAGCCCATGATCCTCGACCGCCTCGACGCCAGCGGCTGGAGGGGATAG
- a CDS encoding PspA/IM30 family protein, giving the protein MWKRFKRVVASLFGGAISAMEDPRLILEQNMRELNDQVPKMNENIATVKANVMLLQKENKKYANEQAAMTAKIKAAIQAGRDDIAQRYALRLQQVKEAQLRTGEQLQFAESAYEKALQVKKAFMRERERKVQEAQEALRAHERAKWQAKIADTLEQFEVAGVDATHSEMINRVNEQTAKSEARMEMALDSIDTEAMQIEEDAQDIQAQELVKQFKLEMGMEAPAPAARQPQIQIPDEEISSASGAARDRARTE; this is encoded by the coding sequence ATGTGGAAGCGGTTTAAGCGCGTTGTCGCCTCTCTCTTCGGCGGAGCCATCTCCGCGATGGAAGATCCCCGTCTGATCCTCGAGCAGAACATGCGCGAGTTGAACGATCAGGTCCCGAAGATGAACGAGAACATCGCGACGGTGAAAGCCAACGTGATGCTCCTCCAGAAGGAGAACAAGAAGTACGCGAACGAGCAGGCCGCGATGACGGCCAAGATCAAAGCCGCCATCCAGGCCGGCCGCGACGACATCGCGCAGCGCTACGCGCTCCGCCTCCAGCAGGTCAAGGAAGCGCAGCTCCGCACCGGGGAGCAGCTGCAGTTCGCCGAGAGCGCCTACGAAAAGGCCCTCCAGGTCAAGAAGGCGTTCATGCGCGAGCGTGAGCGCAAGGTGCAGGAGGCGCAAGAGGCCCTCCGCGCCCACGAGCGCGCCAAGTGGCAGGCGAAGATCGCCGACACGCTGGAGCAGTTCGAGGTCGCCGGCGTCGACGCCACGCACTCGGAGATGATCAACCGCGTCAACGAGCAGACGGCGAAGTCCGAGGCGCGCATGGAGATGGCGCTGGACTCCATCGACACCGAGGCCATGCAGATCGAGGAGGACGCGCAGGACATCCAGGCGCAGGAGCTCGTCAAGCAGTTCAAGCTGGAGATGGGCATGGAGGCCCCCGCGCCAGCGGCCCGCCAGCCGCAGATTCAGATCCCCGACGAGGAGATCAGCAGCGCCTCTGGCGCCGCGCGAGACCGCGCCCGCACCGAATAG
- a CDS encoding enoyl-CoA hydratase/isomerase family protein — protein MDFQTLLYDVDASGVAVITLNRPDSLNALNRRLVGELGQAMRAAKNDDAVKGVIVTGAGEKAFAAGADISEFAGMEPLEAHRFALRGQAIFNSIESMPKPVIAAINGFALGGGCELAMACHLRVAVDTAQFGQPEVQLGLIAGFGGTQRLPRLVGYGNAAEMLLTGDRIDAARAERIGLVNKVVDAGGLMDAARGFVESIASKAPVAVAMTLQALRAADLPLAQGLQHEAALFGQCVATEDFAEGVGAFLNRQKPEFQGR, from the coding sequence ATGGACTTCCAGACTCTCCTCTACGACGTTGACGCCTCTGGCGTCGCGGTGATTACGCTCAACCGGCCGGACTCGCTGAACGCGCTCAACCGCAGGCTCGTGGGCGAGCTCGGCCAGGCCATGCGCGCGGCGAAAAACGACGACGCGGTCAAAGGCGTGATCGTGACCGGAGCCGGGGAGAAGGCTTTTGCCGCTGGCGCCGACATCTCGGAGTTCGCGGGCATGGAGCCGCTAGAGGCGCACCGCTTCGCGCTCCGCGGCCAGGCCATCTTCAACAGCATCGAGAGCATGCCGAAGCCGGTCATCGCGGCCATCAACGGGTTCGCGCTCGGCGGCGGGTGCGAGCTCGCGATGGCGTGCCACCTCCGCGTCGCGGTGGACACGGCGCAGTTCGGGCAGCCCGAAGTGCAGCTCGGCCTGATCGCGGGCTTTGGCGGCACGCAGCGGCTCCCGCGCCTCGTCGGCTACGGCAACGCGGCAGAGATGCTGCTCACCGGCGACCGCATCGACGCGGCGCGCGCCGAGCGCATCGGTCTCGTCAACAAAGTCGTCGATGCAGGCGGTCTCATGGACGCCGCCAGAGGCTTCGTGGAGAGCATCGCAAGCAAGGCCCCGGTCGCCGTCGCGATGACGCTCCAGGCGCTCCGCGCTGCCGACCTGCCTCTGGCGCAAGGCCTCCAGCACGAGGCCGCGCTGTTCGGACAATGCGTGGCGACGGAGGACTTCGCCGAGGGCGTCGGCGCGTTCCTCAACCGCCAGAAGCCGGAATTCCAAGGGCGCTAG
- a CDS encoding hemolysin family protein, which yields MAIVAILVLIGLSAFFSGSEIAFVTANRLKTEVRARRAGWVGRVVQEFMANPATFLTTTLVGNNIALVVYSTLMSLTLEAPLARLVGESPGLILALQTIIAAVLVLVLGEVIPKSLLRNPTDRVVFALAAPLKLTYWVFWPLIKLAGWTSGLVVRALGAEGDTVQQFLRRDFEIVLRESRETGQIELDEEESEILSNVFELRSLRVKDSMVPRTEIYAVDETSSLREVRDLFVETGFSRLPVYRENVDRIVGVVLAHDLFHAPDDLKAITRSVRVVPESKSAKDLLFTFLRGEDDDVPRSGSSTLAVVVDEYGGTAGIVTLEDLLEELFGDIRDEHDAAAAPIRLLEDGSWHVHGRVELDDLESETGLAIPAGDYETVAGYLLAMLGTVPDERATVELDEHRFTILKASPSRIETVRIRKL from the coding sequence ATGGCCATCGTTGCCATCCTCGTCCTGATCGGCCTGAGCGCGTTTTTTTCGGGCTCGGAGATCGCCTTCGTGACCGCGAACCGGCTCAAGACCGAGGTGCGGGCGCGCCGCGCGGGCTGGGTCGGCCGCGTGGTGCAGGAGTTCATGGCGAACCCCGCCACGTTCCTCACGACGACGCTCGTCGGCAACAACATCGCGCTCGTCGTCTACTCCACGCTGATGAGCCTCACGCTGGAGGCGCCTCTGGCGCGGCTCGTGGGCGAGTCACCGGGCCTGATCCTCGCGCTGCAGACCATCATCGCGGCCGTGCTCGTGCTCGTGCTGGGAGAGGTGATCCCAAAGTCGTTGCTCCGCAACCCGACGGACCGCGTCGTGTTCGCGCTCGCGGCGCCTCTCAAGCTGACGTACTGGGTGTTCTGGCCCCTGATCAAGCTGGCGGGCTGGACAAGCGGGCTCGTGGTCCGCGCACTGGGTGCCGAGGGCGACACGGTCCAGCAGTTCCTGCGGCGCGATTTCGAGATCGTGCTGCGCGAGAGCCGCGAGACGGGCCAGATCGAACTGGACGAAGAGGAGAGCGAGATCCTCTCCAACGTGTTCGAGCTCCGCAGCCTCCGCGTGAAGGACTCGATGGTGCCGCGGACGGAGATCTACGCCGTGGACGAGACCTCGTCGCTGCGCGAGGTGCGCGACCTCTTCGTCGAGACCGGCTTTAGCCGCCTCCCTGTCTACCGCGAAAACGTGGACCGCATCGTGGGCGTCGTCCTCGCGCACGACCTGTTCCACGCGCCGGACGACTTGAAAGCGATTACGCGGTCCGTCCGCGTCGTCCCGGAGTCGAAGTCGGCCAAGGACCTCCTGTTCACATTCCTGCGCGGCGAGGACGACGACGTGCCGCGCAGCGGGAGTTCCACGCTCGCCGTCGTCGTGGACGAGTACGGCGGCACGGCGGGCATCGTAACACTTGAAGACCTTCTGGAAGAGCTGTTCGGCGACATCCGCGACGAGCACGACGCCGCCGCGGCGCCGATCCGCTTGCTGGAGGACGGGAGCTGGCACGTCCACGGCCGCGTTGAGCTGGACGACCTCGAAAGCGAGACGGGCCTGGCGATCCCGGCCGGCGACTACGAAACCGTCGCAGGCTACCTCCTCGCGATGCTCGGCACGGTCCCCGACGAGCGCGCAACGGTGGAGCTCGACGAGCACCGCTTCACGATCCTGAAGGCGAGCCCGAGCCGCATCGAGACGGTCCGCATCCGGAAGCTGTAG